One window of Pocillopora verrucosa isolate sample1 chromosome 9, ASM3666991v2, whole genome shotgun sequence genomic DNA carries:
- the LOC131779886 gene encoding membrane-bound transcription factor site-2 protease: MSSIVLIIGFWTIVFISNALLKNYRKYSRRYKEFLENNGISLSPCQVRWYTTSFNRSFVRFGKMHPYLLHVWFSVGVVVGVLLMFASVVILCLTLYKAFAKDAPEQVLTPVMPGVNVPWSQVLYYLITLTVSGVFHEFGHAISAVREQVRVNGFGMFFMAVYPGAFVDLYTEHLTVISPLRQLRIYCAGVWHNSVLVIVGLVLLWSLPYLLVPIYATGQGAVVLKVLKESPVHGSITRGDTILSLYGCQVYNKQDWNSCISKTLSSPQHGYCTDMLTITRKNSSKGAIYSGGVYDCCQNSTSSRFCFKYQSLSHSKGYACLPARSTMQSRQLCGLPTDCDGPGDKVCAHPSLDNSSRLLRIIRSKGTDVLYVGDPLLLQYTVGVINYLPRSYLLPMEIPNMLEMLLIYLVSLSGALALLNMVPCYSLDGQWALFALVDHTLTSFIPNEDQRNMLCNIILTLGTLLLAANITLALWTLGSA, from the exons ATGTCGAGCATTGTTTTAATAATTGGTTTTTGGACCATTGTATTCATTTCTAATGCCTTACTAAAG AATTATAGAAAATACTCACGAAGATATAAAGAGTTTCTTGAAAATAATGGCATTTCTTTGTCACCATGTCAAGTGCGCTGGTACACTACAAGCTTCAACAGATCATTTGTCAGATTTGGAAAGATGCACCCTTACTTATTGCATGTGTGGTTTTCTGTGGGAGTCGTAGTCGGTGTTCTGTTAATGTTTGCTTCGGTTGTTATCCTTTGTCTAACTCTGTATAAAGCCTTTGCTAAAGATGCGCCAGAGCAGGTGTTAACTCCTGTG ATGCCAGGAGTGAATGTACCTTGGAGTCAAGTCTTGTACTACCTCATCACATTGACAGTTAGTGGTGTTTTCCATGAATTTGGACATGCTATTTCTGCTGTCAG AGAACAAGTTCGAGTGAATGGATTTGGAATGTTCTTCATGGCTGTTTATCCTGGTGCCTTTGTAGATTTGTACACTGAACATTTGACTGTCATCTCTCCATTGCGTCAACTGAGGATTTACTGTGCTGGTGTGTGGCATAATTCTGTGCTTGTCATAGTAGGTCTGGTGTTGCTGTGGTCTCTACCTTATTTGCTGGTTCCAATCTATGCCACTGGTCAAGGTGCTGTGGtattgaaagttttaaaa GAATCCCCAGTGCATGGTAGTATAACACGTGGTGACACTATCTTGTCACTATATGGATGTCAGGTGTATAACAAACAGGATTGGAACAGTTGTATAAGTAAAACACTCAGTTCCCCCCAACATGGCTACTGCACAGACATGCTGACCATCACCAGGAAGAACTCCTCTAAAG GTGCAATATACAGTGGAGGAGTCTATGACTGCTGTCAGAATTCAACATCGTCAAGGTTCTGTTTTAAGTATCAGTCTCTGAGCCACTCAAAG GGCTATGCATGTCTCCCAGCAAGAAGCACCATGCAATCCAGACAACTTTGTGGCCTACCAACAGACTGTGATGGACCAG GTGATAAAGTTTGTGCTCATCCATCATTGGATAACTCCAGTCGTCTTTTAAGAATCATACGAAGCAAGGGTACGGATGTGCTGTATGTTGGTGATCCTTTACTTCTTCAATACACAG TTGGAGTGATCAATTATCTACCTCGAAGTTATCTTCTGCCCATGGAAATTCCAAACATGCTGGAGATGCTGTTAAT ATATTTGGTGTCTTTGTCTGGAGCCTTAGCATTGCTCAACATGGTTCCTTGTTACTCACTAGATGGTCAGTGGGCATTATTTGCTCTCGTGGATCACACACTTACCTCATTTATACCAAATGAAGATCAAAGGAACATGCTGTGTAATATCATTCTCACTCTTGGAACACTGTTGCTGGCAGCAAACATAACACTAGCTTTGTGGACATTAGGAAGTGCATAG
- the LOC131779916 gene encoding pyroglutamylated RF-amide peptide receptor-like yields MVVPDTANYAITTILLTLVAVDIAGNTLVCLIIKRHLQMRTPINYLLVNLAICDILFATFITPKIVVSFNITHPDGTAGSVLCKLVTGGNLAWLPGITSVVTLVAIAVERYYTALYPLDPKRKLTYRKFKVIVLSSWVFSLIFNSPKFFVRTFDDQKNHCVQSWPKRWMITASCLTWLFLIVVSVGIMIVLYSKVVYTLWYKPNDGNPLNYQQRSVLKVRKRVTLMVITVSVIFAICWGAESIEYVLRFLTTLNITFVHITIVDMMVLFNSAVNPFIYALLNHQFRQKIRRVTCCLSSVVAPRPRAETGTKKSFVDETKPYILK; encoded by the exons ATGGTCGTGCCTGATACAGCTAATTACGCGATCACCACCATACTGTTAACACTTGTCGCTGTGGACATTGCAGGAAATACATTGGTTTGTTTGATCATAAAAAGACACCTTCAGATGAG GACTCCCATAAATTATTTACTCGTGAACCTGGCTATTTGCGATATCCTGTTTGCAACATTTATCACACCAAAGATTGTTGTAAGCTTCAATATAACTCACCCGGATGGAACTGCAGGCTCAGTCCTTTGTAAGTTGGTGACAGGTGGAAATCTGGCCTGGCTTCCTGGAATCACCTCAGTTGTTACTTTGGTAGCTATTGCTGTGGAACGATATTATACTGCGCTTTACCCACTGGATCCAAAGAGAAAACTGACCTACCGTAAGTTTAAG GTGATCGTCCTTAGTTCTTGGGTGTTCTCGCTGATTTTCAACTCACCAAAATTTTTCGTCAGGACATTTGATGACCAGAAAAATCATTGTGTACAAAGCTGGCCCAAAAGGTGGATGATTACAGCTTCCTGCTTGACGTGGTTGTTTCTGATCGTAGTTTCCGTTGGCATAATGATTGTGTTATACTCTAAAGTAGTATACACGTTATGGTACAAACCCAATGATGGCAACCCACTAAACTATCAACAACGG AGTGTGCTGAAGGTGCGGAAACGCGTCACTTTGATGGTCATAACTGTCAGTGTCATATTTGCGATTTGTTGGGGAGCAGAGTCAATTGAATACGTGTTAAGATTTCTCACGACTCTGAACATCACCTTCGTCCATATTACCATCGTTGACATGATGGTGTTGTTTAATTCAGCTGTTAACCCATTCATATATGCCCTCCTGAACCATCAATTCAGACAGAAGATCAGAAGAGTGACTTGCTGCCTAAGTTCTGTGGTAGCGCCTAGGCCACGGGCTGAAACCGGCACGAAGAAAAGTTTTGTGGATGAAACCAAGCCTTATATTCTTAAATAG
- the LOC136283608 gene encoding uncharacterized protein, protein MITVERAYRNQSLTSRCISWMARFELRVSRSRNLRVRRAMVKWDSRGMVFLAAPEKFVVLDITVNMDVHPHPGPEEVDNDHGKRKQSSNSSDSACQPAIGSVRIHCSHNRDRLLSLRRSAGRPAPHVFDTLKSLGILKYRGPGLRRLGKITKNISASQHSDRCRPIEVVKTRRFARPYRFQDPAKNRYLTAIPREPTKSSTDCSEFAVPKCMFINICSLAKTKNRVRAAVGLEADLRSKDIDVCVVSETHLKPAQPDAIVNIENYSIFRRDRNWNGRDMRNKGGIAIYIRNNLAVEDVYRSSLYELICITLRLPKGHRFVICGVYHPPKFNYAEIDLMNHLVNTVDNILDKHPQTVVLCGGDVNKLDIKRFEEMSGWNALVNFPTRGNSCLDNCFTNRTDLFSKCYPFHMLSKTDHMGVILPPGIKLPPIRRKVYVRDQRAHRKRDLYIALAKENWDDMIQETDVDEVVGRLENTILGHLDSCMPLKTVRMSSRDPGWMTPLVRSMIRAKSRISLSNLDRLKVMNKRISEVIFRNRRDFIASIGTRDWWKKVDKTSQRRKPVISLSLGHYELNALNDYFGDLCTDHAYRKPTPLEISEDQEVPEISERQVLNSLMRIKKTATGPDGIPYTIWKDHAELFVPVITWIWNLSLRTHAWPVSWKKSDLYPLPKVDIPKGISDFRGINVTPVIARCFEKAVLGTHARETFDEHSGISQFAYIEGGSCTNALLTIQHTVNQYLDIPECKAVRLFAMDFSKAFDSVKHDLLSHKLKQLPLNPFIVNWYLSFLEDRQQRVIRNGFIGKWKSVNKGTTQGSVSGPHLFNVFLSDLEIHLDNKSVLVKYADDTTIISPVIGDNDNSIALINQFSQWSRSNGMCSNPSKCKEIIFRKKGCTIEFPMVSGIPQTKELTILGVTFQEDSRFITHIREKLIKANKCLFILRSLRKEGYNQAEIDHLFLNLVLPNILYGLSVFGAVNSELTTIQCFLDRCYKRKYTSDHINVYELLVQQDTRIFKNVFNNTIHPLRAIMPKKKLTKYNLRKETSHHPKINTDRFKNTFVNRLIFKHNLVL, encoded by the coding sequence ATGATAACAGTCGAAAGAGCTTATCGAAATCAATCTTTAACATCAAGATGCATTAGTTGGATGGCTAGATTTGAGCTGAGAGTATCCCGGTCTCGAAATCTCCGGGTAAGAAGGGCTATGGTGAAATGGGACAGTCGAGGCATGGTCTTCCTGGCCGCCCCTGAGAAGTTTGTTGTGCTCGACATTACTGTTAATATGGATGTCCATCCACATCCTGGACCTGAAGAAGTGGATAATGACCACGGTAAACGAAAACAGAGCTCCAACTCCTCGGACTCTGCTTGTCAACCTGCAATTGGGTCAGTCAGAATCCATTGCTCTCACAATCGTGACAGGCTACTTTCGCTGAGACGTTCGGCGGGCCGACCTGCGCCTCATGTTTTCGATACCCTTAAATCCCTGGGAATTCTGAAATACAGAGGTCCGGGATTACGAAGATTGGggaaaattactaaaaatatcTCTGCATCGCAACACTCCGACAGATGTCGACCCATTGAAGTTGTTAAAACCCGGCGGTTTGCTAGACCTTATCGCTTCCAAGATCCCGCTAAGAACAGATATCTTACAGCTATTCCTCGAGAGCCTACTAAATCATCTACCGATTGCTCGGAGTTTGCCGTTCCCAAGTGTATGTTCATCAATATTTGCAGTCTCGCAAAAACTAAGAACAGAGTGCGTGCGGCGGTTGGACTTGAGGCTGACTTGCGATCTAAAGATATTGATGTTTGTGTCGTATCGGAAACACACCTCAAACCGGCACAACCGGATGCGATTGTAAATATTGAGAACTATTCCATCTTTCGTAGAGACAGAAATTGGAATGGCAGAGATATGCGCAATAAGGGTGGGATTGCTATATACATCAGGAACAATCTTGCAGTAGAGGATGTTTACCGCTCTAGTCtttatgaattaatttgtaTAACTCTGCGACTTCCCAAGGGACATCGATTTGTAATATGTGGAGTTTATCATCctccaaaatttaattatgcaGAGATCGATCTAATGAATCATCTTGTAAATACCGTGGATAATATACTAGACAAACATCCACAAACAGTTGTGTTGTGCGGTGGCGATGTCAACAAACTGGATATCAAACGCTTCGAAGAAATGTCTGGTTGGAATGCTCTGGTTAATTTCCCCACCAGAGGGAATTCTTGTTTGGACAACTGTTTCACGAACCGCACGGATCTCTTTTCAAAGTGCTATCCCTTTCACATGCTCTCCAAGACGGATCACATGGGAGTTATTTTACCACCCGGTATAAAGCTTCCACCTATCCGCCGTAAAGTATACGTGCGTGACCAAAGGGCTCATAGAAAGCGTGATCTGTATATCGCGTTGGCGAAGGAAAACTGGGATGATATGATACAGGAAACTGATGTCGATGAAGTGGTTGGTAGGCTCGAAAATACCATCCTAGGGCACCTGGATAGCTGCATGCCTCTGAAAACAGTGCGCATGTCTTCAAGAGACCCGGGCTGGATGACTCCGCTCGTTCGATCGATGATACGAGCCAAATCACGCATATCACTCAGTAATCTAGACCGTcttaaagttatgaataaaaggaTCTCTGAAGTGATTTTCAGAAACAGAAGGGACTTTATCGCCTCTATTGGAACTCGGGATTGGTGGAAAAAAGTGGATAAAACATCTCAGCGCCGCAAGCCGGTGATTTCTCTATCTCTTGGCCACTACGAACTCAACGCGTTAAATGACTACTTTGGTGACCTATGTACTGACCACGCCTACAGAAAGCCAACACCTCTGGAGATTAGTGAAGATCAGGAAGTCCCAGAAATCTCAGAGCGACAAGTCCTGAATTCTCTTATGCgtataaagaaaacagcaaccGGACCAGATGGCATCCCGTATACTATATGGAAAGACCACGCCGAGCTATTCGTTCCAGTGATCACCTGGATTTGGAATCTGTCTCTTAGAACACACGCCTGGCCTGTCTCTTGGAAAAAGTCAGACCTGTACCCCTTGCCGAAGGTTGATATACCTAAGGGAATATCAGACTTCCGCGGAATAAATGTGACACCTGTCATCGCAAGGTGCTTTGAGAAAGCTGTCTTAGGAACACACGCAAGGGAGACCTTCGATGAACATTCTGGGATCTCACAGTTTGCATACATAGAGGGAGGGAGCTGTACCAATGCTCTACTGACTATCCAACATACTGTCAATCAATATCTTGATATCCCAGAGTGCAAAGCGGTACGCCTATTCGCTATGGATTTCAGCAAGGCTTTTGATAGTGTGAAACACGATCTCCTCTCACACAAATTGAAGCAACTCCCCCTAAATCCTTTTATAGTTAACTGGTATCTAAGCTTTTTGGAAGACAGGCAGCAGAGAGTCATTAGAAAtgggtttattggaaaatggaaaagtgtcaacaaaGGTACCACCCAAGGAAGTGTCAGCGGGCCGCACttgttcaatgtctttctcagtgatttagagatacacttggacaataagagcgtgctggtaaaatatgcagatgatacaaccattatctcgcctgtgataggtgataatgacaattctatcgcactgattaatcagttttccCAGTGGTCTAGAAGTAATGGGATGTGTAGCAATCCATctaagtgcaaggaaatcattttccgcaagaaaggttgtacaatagagtttccgatggtgtctggaataccacagacaaaagagcttactattttaggggtaacatttcaggaagacagtaggttcataacacatattcgggaaaaactaattaaagcaaacaagtgcctgttcattttaagatctttaaggaaagaagggtacaatcaggccgaaatagaccatctgtttctaaatctggttctaccaaatatattatacgggctgtccgtatttggcgctgtaaattccgaattaacaacaatccaatgtttcttagatcgatgttataagcgcaagtatacatccgatcacattaatgtttatgaattgttagttcaacaggacacgcgtatcttcaagaatgtttttaataatacaatacaccctttaagagctataatgccaaaaaagaaattaaccaagtacaatctgaggaaagagacaagtcaccatcctaaaataaacactgataggttcaaaaacacgtttgttaatcgcttaatttttaaacataatctagtcttataa
- the LOC136283534 gene encoding uncharacterized protein, with product MNNLCEWFKDNELIINLKKDKTESMLFGTAKRINLQDKELKLSANGSLINNTSTYKYLGVHLDSSLNLASHFDRIYKKAATRINLLRSIRPLIDQKCAESIYNTMIAPIFTYCGTLGLSFPDYRKEMIKNIERRGFKVIGNSSFNPPSVNNLIKRKSCLFVFDCLLNNVCTPFKNYFERLVHSKATRNNGISVKLPKVRLEFGKKSFYYQGAKTFNNLPAELRSLDSRLKFKNKLRDYFS from the coding sequence ATGAATAACCTGTGCGAGTGGTTTAAAGACAACGAACTGATcattaacctaaaaaaggaCAAGACGGAGTCTATGTTATTTGGAACAGCTAAAAGAATCAACCTTCAAGAcaaggaacttaaactttctGCTAATGGGTCACTCATCAATAATACCTCTACCTATAAGTACTTAGGTGTTCACCTTGACTCATCACTAAACCTCGCATCACATTTTGACCGAATCTATAAAAAAGCTGCAACCAGAATCAATCTCTTGCGATCAATTCGTCCTTTGATCGACCAAAAGTGTGCAGAATCGATCTATAACACTATGATCGCACCTATCTTTACCTATTGCGGAACACTTGGTCTTAGCTTTCCGGATTaccgaaaggaaatgataaagaacatCGAACGACGAGGCTTTAAAGTTATCGgcaatagttcttttaatcCCCCATCCGTGAACAATTTGATCAAGCGTAAaagctgtctgtttgttttcgacTGTCTCCTGAATAATGTTTGCACACCCTTTAAGAACTACTTCGAAAGGCTGGTTCATTCTAAGGCCACCAGGAATAACGGTATATCAGTGAAATTACCCAAAGTTCgtttagaatttggtaaaaagagcTTCTATTACCAAGGAGCAAAGACTTTCAACAACCTGCCTGCTGAACTAAGGTCGTTAGATtcgagactgaaatttaagaacaaattgcgagattattttagttaa